In Pirellulales bacterium, the following are encoded in one genomic region:
- a CDS encoding MMPL family transporter: MNRPSFLARKTFGLSNYFLLAMAAAFVVALMPRGVRMAISSNSNKAEDWLPDSYAESSDLKWFRSHFVGEQFALMSWDGCTLGNAEKLNLLAKKLVPSPESLASADPKSATLQRSKWYSRVLTGPGVIAELTAPPLSLSRGEAIKRLEGALVGPRAKDAAGKELGNDSRVTCLMVFLTPEATHDNRTMRAAVEMIERTAINECGIKREEFHMGGPPVDNITIDVEGEKTLMRLASLAALVGGGLAYWCLRSIKLTSIVFAVGVISAGISLAIVFYFGVFEVFVLGKPKPYLGTVDAILMSMPAVVYVLGLSGAIHTVNYYRDARRDHGLAGSAERAVKMGWWPCTLAAFTTAVGLGSLFTSDILPIKKFGLFTGIAVLTTVAVLFTILPVFLHRFPLSDAAIKRQSGNRDDEDHLPAWAKRIFGFVLARHNLVFAGWLAILAAVGYGMTRIETSVQLLKLLDQDTKLIHDYAWLESNLGNLVPMEVVLTVPPERRREPDEHAESDGNQYRLTMLERLELIRQIQSRIEALPQISRALSVATFTPEATQSGYAGADSGANFAKNKSLAEHRDRLLDGDYLRMERTRTVAGVFSKSEFTGRELWRVSARVAALSADGEGVDYGKFTRQLEQEILPVLLSYEQRDELVRKLHDAEKQLAGGRFVMLYRNETADAKFAPDSPEGLLRDLIAASGIAPNGVTPFNIATFENPKQPTPEQDDQYRVAALKKLGQFDAVVALDTIDSAVLEPLRTAGLLVAEISTTPLAEGPGIVSAAEPVYDHEHPRPIRAVFTGMVPLVYKTQAQLLVSLSESIAWATVLIAGVMIFVLRNVVAGLASMIPNVFPIFMTFGALGWLGIKVDIGIMMTASVALGVAVDDTIHFLTWFRRGLSRGLSRYDAAMLSYDRCGTAMMQTTLIGGLGLSVFATSTFTPTQQFGYLMITMLGAALVGDLLLLPAILVGPLGRFFGAEAEGAEPATSGDESLAATLSPTAGEERSSPSLSAGGEREASACPDVLTGPHAALHAKLRNLRRDAAARESSGS, translated from the coding sequence ATGAATCGCCCTTCGTTCCTCGCCCGCAAGACGTTCGGGCTCTCGAACTACTTTCTGCTGGCGATGGCCGCGGCGTTCGTCGTCGCCCTCATGCCGCGCGGCGTGAGGATGGCGATCAGTTCCAATTCGAACAAGGCCGAGGACTGGCTCCCCGACTCCTACGCCGAGTCCAGCGATCTGAAGTGGTTCCGCAGCCACTTCGTCGGCGAGCAGTTTGCGCTCATGAGCTGGGACGGCTGCACGCTCGGCAACGCCGAGAAGCTGAATCTGCTGGCCAAGAAGCTGGTCCCCAGTCCCGAGTCGCTGGCCAGCGCCGATCCCAAATCGGCGACCCTGCAGCGCAGCAAGTGGTACTCGCGGGTGCTGACCGGCCCCGGCGTCATCGCCGAGTTGACCGCTCCGCCGTTGTCGCTGTCGCGGGGCGAAGCGATCAAGCGGCTCGAAGGGGCGCTCGTCGGTCCGCGGGCCAAGGACGCCGCCGGCAAGGAGTTGGGGAACGATTCGCGCGTCACCTGCCTGATGGTGTTCCTCACTCCCGAGGCGACGCACGACAACCGTACGATGCGGGCCGCCGTCGAGATGATCGAGCGCACCGCGATCAATGAATGCGGCATCAAGCGGGAAGAGTTCCACATGGGGGGCCCCCCGGTGGACAACATCACGATCGACGTCGAGGGAGAAAAGACCCTCATGCGGCTGGCGTCGCTGGCGGCCCTGGTCGGCGGCGGGTTGGCGTACTGGTGTTTGCGCAGCATCAAGCTCACTTCGATCGTCTTCGCCGTGGGGGTGATCAGCGCCGGGATCAGCCTGGCGATCGTGTTCTACTTCGGGGTCTTCGAGGTCTTTGTGCTCGGCAAGCCGAAGCCGTATCTGGGGACCGTCGACGCGATCCTGATGTCGATGCCGGCGGTCGTGTACGTGCTCGGGCTGTCGGGGGCGATTCATACGGTCAACTACTATCGCGATGCGCGGCGCGACCACGGTCTGGCGGGCTCCGCCGAGCGGGCCGTCAAGATGGGCTGGTGGCCCTGCACGTTGGCCGCCTTCACGACCGCCGTCGGGTTGGGATCGCTGTTCACCAGCGACATCCTGCCTATTAAGAAGTTCGGCCTGTTCACCGGCATCGCGGTGCTGACGACCGTTGCCGTGCTGTTTACGATCTTGCCGGTGTTTCTCCATCGGTTTCCGCTGTCCGACGCGGCCATCAAGCGGCAGAGCGGCAATCGGGACGACGAGGACCACCTGCCCGCGTGGGCCAAGCGGATCTTCGGTTTCGTGCTCGCTCGGCACAATCTCGTCTTCGCCGGTTGGCTGGCGATCCTGGCGGCGGTCGGCTACGGCATGACCCGGATCGAGACGTCGGTGCAGTTGCTCAAGCTGCTCGATCAGGACACCAAGCTGATTCACGACTACGCCTGGCTCGAGTCGAACCTCGGCAATCTGGTGCCGATGGAGGTCGTGCTCACCGTCCCCCCCGAGCGGCGTCGCGAGCCTGACGAGCATGCCGAGTCGGACGGCAACCAGTACCGACTCACGATGCTCGAGCGGCTGGAACTGATCCGTCAGATCCAGAGCCGTATCGAGGCGCTTCCGCAGATCAGCCGGGCTTTGTCGGTCGCCACGTTCACTCCCGAGGCGACGCAAAGCGGCTACGCAGGCGCCGATTCGGGCGCCAACTTCGCCAAGAACAAGAGTCTCGCCGAGCATCGCGATCGCCTGCTGGACGGCGACTACCTGCGGATGGAACGAACCCGCACCGTCGCGGGAGTCTTCAGCAAGAGCGAGTTCACGGGCCGCGAACTGTGGCGCGTCAGCGCGCGGGTGGCGGCCTTGTCTGCGGACGGCGAAGGGGTCGATTACGGCAAATTCACCCGTCAGCTCGAGCAAGAAATTCTTCCCGTGCTCCTCTCCTACGAGCAGCGGGACGAACTGGTCCGCAAACTCCACGACGCGGAAAAACAGCTCGCCGGCGGCCGATTCGTGATGCTCTACCGTAACGAAACGGCCGACGCCAAGTTCGCGCCTGACTCGCCCGAGGGGTTGTTGCGCGACCTGATCGCCGCCAGCGGGATCGCCCCCAACGGCGTCACCCCGTTCAACATCGCGACGTTCGAGAACCCCAAGCAGCCGACCCCCGAGCAAGACGACCAGTACCGGGTCGCGGCGCTCAAGAAGCTGGGGCAGTTCGACGCGGTCGTTGCGCTCGATACGATCGATTCGGCCGTGCTCGAGCCGTTGCGCACGGCGGGGCTGCTGGTTGCGGAGATCTCGACCACGCCGCTGGCCGAAGGTCCCGGGATCGTGTCGGCGGCCGAGCCTGTTTACGATCACGAGCACCCGCGTCCCATTCGCGCCGTCTTCACCGGGATGGTGCCGCTCGTTTACAAGACCCAGGCGCAGCTCTTGGTGAGCCTGAGCGAAAGCATTGCCTGGGCGACCGTGCTGATCGCGGGGGTGATGATCTTCGTGCTTCGCAACGTCGTCGCTGGGCTGGCGTCGATGATCCCCAACGTGTTCCCGATCTTCATGACGTTCGGCGCGCTCGGATGGCTGGGGATCAAGGTCGACATCGGCATCATGATGACCGCCAGCGTCGCTCTGGGCGTTGCCGTCGACGATACGATTCATTTCCTCACGTGGTTCCGTCGCGGGCTGTCGCGAGGTTTGTCGCGGTACGACGCGGCGATGTTGTCGTACGATCGCTGCGGCACGGCGATGATGCAGACCACGCTCATTGGCGGCTTGGGGCTGAGCGTCTTCGCCACAAGCACCTTCACCCCGACCCAGCAGTTCGGCTATCTGATGATCACCATGCTGGGCGCGGCGCTTGTGGGCGATCTGTTGCTGTTGCCGGCGATTCTGGTCGGGCCGTTGGGTCGGTTCTTCGGCGCCGAGGCCGAGGGAGCGGAGCCCGCGACGAGCGGCGACGAATCTCTCGCCGCGACGTTGTCGCCAACCGCAGGTGAAGAGCGCTCGTCCCCCTCCTTATCCGCTGGCGGAGAACGTGAAGCCTCCGCCTGCCCCGACGTGCTGACCGGGCCGCATGCGGCGCTCCACGCCAAGTTGCGCAACCTCCGCCGCGACGCCGCGGCCCGCGAGTCGAGCGGTTCCTGA
- a CDS encoding bifunctional folylpolyglutamate synthase/dihydrofolate synthase — MSDPAPSSADLAARELAIDFLLSRINYEKSPALPFDQRRLKLDRMRSLLARVGNPDRGLPIVHVAGTKGKGSTSAFVARILREAGYDVGVFSSPHLESIEERFAVNDELCGPAEFASLVDELRPAVHAMDAEAAASDDRSLRLTFFELITAVALLHFKRRKVDLAVLEVGLGGRLDSTNVCQPAVTAITCIDYDHMKQLGETLPEIAAEKAGIVKPGVPLVVGPLEPSAYEVIARIARERGARMVEPERDYRFSYEEPAAGSPWFGAGRLRYEPVTGAGHGLAGAPLGLCGEHQAANASVAVAIVDELTRHGWLASQEAVERGLAATTLPGRLEIARTEPTVVLDVAHNVASIAALVKFVDRAPADMPRRLLFAATRDKDVRGMIRELAPAFPRAWLAEYQEASRAVPVAELAAMWREETAALGLVSPPSIVATEADALAAWQAILDDAGPDELICATGSFFLIAQLRPAIRATPHAAPSRCV; from the coding sequence ATGTCCGATCCCGCCCCGTCCTCGGCCGATCTCGCCGCGCGCGAACTGGCGATCGACTTTCTCCTGAGTCGGATCAACTACGAGAAGTCGCCCGCCCTCCCCTTCGACCAGCGGCGTCTGAAGCTCGACCGGATGCGGTCGCTGTTGGCCCGCGTTGGGAATCCCGATCGCGGACTGCCGATCGTACACGTCGCCGGGACCAAGGGAAAAGGCTCGACCTCGGCGTTCGTCGCTCGCATCCTGCGCGAGGCCGGCTACGACGTCGGCGTCTTCAGCTCGCCCCATTTGGAATCGATCGAGGAGCGGTTCGCCGTCAACGACGAATTGTGCGGGCCCGCGGAGTTCGCCTCGCTGGTCGACGAACTGCGCCCGGCCGTCCACGCCATGGACGCCGAGGCCGCCGCCAGCGACGACCGCTCGTTGCGGCTGACTTTCTTCGAACTCATCACGGCGGTCGCCCTGCTCCACTTCAAACGGCGGAAGGTCGACCTCGCGGTGCTTGAAGTGGGTCTCGGCGGCCGACTCGATTCGACGAACGTCTGCCAGCCCGCGGTCACGGCGATCACGTGCATCGACTACGACCACATGAAGCAGCTCGGCGAGACGCTCCCCGAGATCGCCGCCGAAAAGGCGGGGATCGTCAAACCGGGCGTCCCGTTGGTCGTCGGGCCGCTCGAGCCGTCGGCGTACGAAGTCATCGCCCGGATCGCCCGCGAGCGGGGCGCCCGGATGGTCGAACCGGAGCGAGATTACCGTTTTTCGTACGAAGAACCGGCGGCGGGATCGCCTTGGTTCGGCGCCGGGCGCTTGAGATACGAACCCGTGACCGGCGCCGGACACGGACTCGCAGGCGCCCCGTTGGGACTGTGCGGCGAACACCAAGCGGCCAACGCGTCCGTAGCCGTCGCGATCGTCGACGAACTGACCCGTCATGGCTGGCTCGCGTCGCAAGAAGCGGTCGAGCGAGGACTCGCCGCCACGACGCTCCCCGGAAGGCTGGAGATCGCCCGCACCGAGCCGACAGTCGTTCTCGACGTGGCCCACAACGTGGCGTCGATCGCAGCTCTGGTGAAATTCGTCGACCGCGCGCCGGCCGACATGCCGCGACGGCTGTTGTTCGCCGCGACGCGTGACAAGGACGTCCGCGGAATGATCCGCGAGCTCGCGCCGGCGTTTCCGCGAGCGTGGCTCGCCGAATACCAGGAGGCGTCCCGCGCCGTCCCAGTGGCGGAACTGGCCGCCATGTGGCGCGAAGAGACGGCGGCCCTCGGCCTCGTCTCTCCCCCGTCGATCGTGGCGACCGAAGCCGACGCCCTCGCCGCTTGGCAAGCGATCCTCGACGACGCTGGTCCGGACGAATTGATCTGCGCGACGGGGTCGTTCTTCCTGATCGCCCAGTTGCGACCGGCGATTCGGGCTACGCCGCACGCCGCGCCGTCGCGCTGCGTTTGA
- a CDS encoding molybdopterin molybdotransferase MoeA: protein MLTVDEAFLTLAAHVAPAPPRDVPLGELLGLQLAQDVASDCDSPPFDKSVVDGYAIALADASPELAVLEQVIAGSVPSRPLAPGGTIRVMTGAPIPAGADAVVKWEDCRELAPERIANPAAGVAAGHCILRRGTAFRRGDVLLAAGKRLTPLDLALMAEAGCASASAIPRPRVGVLPTGNELVAPGEPLGPGQIRNSNGPMLLASLAAAGCAAVDLGVARDDPESLRAAIERGLAECQVLLVSGGVSAGVMDLVPGMLAALGVREVFHKLRMKPGKPLWFGVKDAAARQYVFGLPGNPVSTLVAFRLFVSPTLATIAGAPFAPPARKPGALIKSMKHRGERPTFHPCRLAPADKGDLLQLEPLAWQGSADLATLARADCLGAFPAGDYELPAGSPVDAILL, encoded by the coding sequence ATGCTCACCGTCGACGAGGCTTTCCTGACGCTTGCCGCGCACGTGGCGCCCGCGCCGCCGCGGGACGTGCCATTGGGGGAATTGCTCGGCCTGCAGCTTGCGCAAGACGTGGCGAGCGATTGCGACTCGCCGCCGTTCGACAAGTCGGTCGTCGACGGTTATGCGATTGCGCTCGCCGACGCCTCGCCGGAACTGGCGGTGCTCGAGCAAGTGATCGCGGGCAGCGTGCCGAGCCGGCCCCTCGCGCCGGGGGGGACGATTCGCGTGATGACAGGGGCGCCGATCCCCGCTGGCGCCGACGCGGTCGTGAAGTGGGAAGATTGTCGTGAACTGGCCCCCGAGCGGATCGCCAATCCTGCGGCGGGAGTCGCGGCGGGGCACTGCATCTTGCGGCGCGGGACCGCGTTCCGACGCGGCGACGTGTTGCTCGCCGCGGGGAAGCGGCTGACGCCGCTGGACCTCGCCTTGATGGCCGAGGCGGGGTGCGCGTCGGCCTCGGCGATTCCTCGCCCGCGCGTCGGCGTGCTGCCGACGGGCAACGAGCTTGTGGCCCCGGGCGAGCCGCTCGGTCCGGGGCAGATTCGCAACAGCAACGGACCCATGCTGCTTGCTTCGCTGGCCGCGGCGGGGTGCGCGGCGGTCGATCTAGGCGTTGCTCGCGACGACCCGGAGTCGCTGCGCGCCGCGATCGAGCGCGGACTTGCCGAGTGCCAAGTGCTGCTCGTCTCGGGGGGCGTCTCGGCGGGGGTGATGGATCTCGTTCCCGGCATGCTTGCCGCGTTGGGCGTCCGCGAGGTCTTTCACAAACTGCGGATGAAGCCGGGCAAGCCGCTGTGGTTCGGCGTGAAAGACGCAGCAGCGCGGCAGTACGTATTCGGCCTTCCTGGCAACCCGGTGAGCACGCTGGTGGCGTTTCGGCTGTTCGTGTCGCCGACGCTCGCGACGATTGCCGGAGCGCCGTTTGCTCCTCCTGCGAGGAAGCCCGGCGCGTTGATCAAGTCGATGAAACATCGGGGCGAGCGTCCGACGTTTCACCCATGCCGATTGGCGCCTGCGGACAAGGGCGACCTGTTGCAACTCGAGCCGCTCGCCTGGCAGGGCTCGGCCGATTTGGCGACGCTCGCCCGAGCCGATTGCCTGGGGGCGTTTCCCGCGGGCGACTACGAACTGCCCGCCGGGTCGCCGGTCGACGCAATTCTGCTGTAA
- a CDS encoding PDZ domain-containing protein produces the protein MPRRNVALLLLVALVAYACYVRAEQNPYARYVAAGFSVIDRWALYNEPSGQIADHDPRRFDQELYDAAMTEMVKVLQSRGDEHSQFIPAEQRDRYSELITQEFVGIGIRFHILGDPPLPTVLGPPEVGSPAAIAGLHSGDRIAAVDGKPTTGLNEIEVASLVRGPSGSRVTLSVQRDQAEPLEIVVERSLIVTESVIGEVRIPDGGWQYRLPDRPGLAYLRIIKFGDKTLAELETILARLADEPEGLDGLVIDLRGNPGGSLEAAVGVSDLFLRAGRPIVTTRGRRGEIEERFVSTEAGDHSYLPIAAIIDQDSASASEILAASLQDYDRADVVGTRSYGKGTVQRVMRLEGGRSLLKLTSATYWRPSGKNIHRMPEDDDDAQWGVAPTPGCEVKLDKDELKIWNNYRLRRATIGASDDPHLVAKLNSADGEVPDDYIDRALELAAERLVARVEERRRKSESAN, from the coding sequence ATGCCGCGTCGGAACGTCGCTTTGCTGCTGTTGGTTGCGCTTGTCGCCTATGCCTGCTACGTGCGGGCCGAGCAAAATCCGTACGCTCGGTACGTCGCGGCCGGGTTCTCGGTCATCGATCGTTGGGCCCTGTACAACGAACCGAGCGGGCAGATCGCCGACCACGATCCGCGCCGCTTCGATCAGGAACTGTACGACGCGGCGATGACCGAGATGGTCAAGGTGCTCCAATCCCGGGGCGACGAGCATTCGCAGTTCATCCCCGCCGAGCAGCGCGACCGGTACAGCGAACTGATCACGCAGGAGTTCGTCGGCATCGGCATCCGCTTCCACATTCTCGGCGATCCCCCGTTGCCGACGGTGCTGGGGCCGCCGGAAGTCGGCTCCCCGGCTGCGATCGCGGGCCTGCATTCGGGAGACCGCATCGCGGCGGTCGACGGCAAACCGACCACGGGACTCAACGAAATCGAGGTCGCTTCGCTGGTTCGCGGGCCGAGCGGTTCGCGGGTGACGCTCTCCGTGCAACGCGACCAGGCCGAGCCGCTGGAGATCGTCGTCGAGCGGTCGTTGATCGTCACCGAGTCGGTGATCGGCGAGGTTCGGATCCCCGACGGCGGTTGGCAGTACCGGCTTCCCGACCGTCCGGGGCTGGCCTACCTGCGGATCATCAAGTTCGGCGACAAGACGCTCGCCGAACTGGAGACGATCCTCGCCCGGCTGGCGGACGAGCCGGAGGGGCTCGACGGGCTGGTGATCGATTTGCGGGGGAACCCCGGCGGGTCGCTCGAAGCAGCCGTGGGAGTGAGCGACCTGTTCCTCCGCGCCGGCCGGCCGATCGTCACCACGCGCGGGCGCCGCGGCGAAATCGAGGAGCGGTTCGTCTCGACCGAAGCGGGCGACCATTCGTACCTGCCGATTGCGGCGATCATCGATCAGGACAGCGCAAGCGCCAGCGAGATCTTGGCTGCGTCGCTGCAGGACTACGACCGGGCCGACGTCGTCGGCACGCGTTCGTACGGCAAGGGGACCGTGCAGCGAGTCATGCGGCTTGAAGGGGGGCGGAGCCTGCTGAAGCTCACCTCGGCGACGTACTGGCGCCCCAGCGGGAAGAACATCCACCGCATGCCCGAAGACGACGACGACGCCCAGTGGGGCGTGGCGCCCACCCCGGGCTGTGAAGTGAAGCTCGACAAGGACGAACTGAAGATCTGGAACAATTACCGACTGCGTCGCGCCACGATCGGCGCGTCGGACGACCCGCACCTTGTGGCTAAGCTCAATTCGGCCGATGGCGAGGTTCCGGATGACTACATCGACCGGGCGCTCGAACTGGCTGCCGAACGGCTGGTCGCGCGGGTCGAGGAGCGGCGGCGGAAGAGCGAATCGGCGAATTGA
- a CDS encoding transaldolase translates to MPSPLASLIASGTKLWLDSVDPDLVAKNRALGATGATSNPIIISDLIKTGRFDDRIAELLQQGDRSDADVAWTVTDEVVQAAQGVFHPVWQESQGNDGYVSFELDPLLEDADCPLSTSARAAEYVALGTKWSAGHENRMIKVPATPAGLGALEELAARGVPLNVTLIFTADQYRAARDAVWRGAHRLGSLDRFKSVYSIFISRLDVYTEQQVPELSPAAQGETGIVNVKMIWRENQAFWQDHPTPLAQEIVFASTGTKKPSDPPWKYVAALAGSDIQTNPPATNDAVEASGRTFTRTIDELPPAAVLDEIAAKVDQQRLHDVLMAEGLKKFADPQKGLLAMVATKRTELA, encoded by the coding sequence ATGCCGTCGCCGCTAGCATCGCTGATCGCCTCCGGGACGAAGTTATGGCTCGACTCGGTCGACCCCGACTTGGTCGCCAAGAACCGCGCCCTGGGGGCTACGGGCGCCACCTCGAACCCGATCATCATCAGCGATCTGATCAAGACCGGCCGATTCGACGATCGCATCGCGGAACTGCTGCAGCAGGGCGATCGGAGCGACGCCGACGTCGCCTGGACGGTGACCGATGAAGTCGTTCAGGCCGCCCAGGGCGTGTTTCACCCAGTCTGGCAGGAGTCGCAGGGCAATGACGGCTACGTGAGCTTCGAGCTCGACCCGCTGCTGGAAGACGCCGACTGCCCGCTCAGCACGAGCGCGCGAGCAGCCGAGTACGTCGCATTGGGAACCAAGTGGTCCGCGGGACACGAAAACCGCATGATCAAGGTCCCCGCGACCCCGGCGGGGCTCGGCGCCCTCGAAGAGCTGGCGGCGCGCGGGGTTCCGCTCAACGTGACCCTGATCTTCACCGCCGACCAATATCGCGCCGCCCGCGACGCCGTGTGGCGCGGCGCCCATCGGCTCGGCTCGCTCGATCGGTTCAAGAGCGTCTACAGCATCTTCATCTCGCGGCTTGACGTTTACACCGAACAACAGGTCCCCGAGCTCTCGCCCGCGGCCCAGGGCGAGACGGGGATCGTCAACGTGAAAATGATCTGGCGCGAAAACCAAGCGTTCTGGCAGGACCATCCGACGCCCTTGGCCCAGGAGATCGTCTTCGCCAGCACGGGGACGAAAAAACCGTCCGATCCGCCGTGGAAGTACGTCGCGGCGCTCGCGGGGAGCGACATCCAGACAAATCCTCCGGCGACGAACGACGCAGTCGAAGCGAGCGGACGCACCTTCACGCGCACCATCGACGAACTCCCCCCCGCCGCAGTGCTCGACGAGATTGCCGCCAAGGTCGATCAACAACGACTGCACGACGTCTTGATGGCCGAGGGGCTCAAGAAATTCGCCGATCCGCAGAAGGGCCTTTTGGCCATGGTGGCGACCAAGCGAACTGAGCTGGCGTAA
- a CDS encoding ABC transporter ATP-binding protein, whose amino-acid sequence MLALADVRKSYIEPDGTRLPILDVPSLTVGAGEQVVLRGRSGCGKTTLLNCIAGLTAVDGGRIELNGRDLVQLPEAARDRFRARFIGFVFQTFNLLPAFTALENVLLGMTFTDQKPDAARAEELLRLVGLGHRLTHKPRALSVGEQQRVAVARALANKPVLLLADEPTANVDPAHQQQVIDLLRDACRRESVAMLLVTHADEVARQFDRVEYLEQVNRAASGAS is encoded by the coding sequence ATGCTCGCCCTGGCTGACGTCCGCAAGTCGTACATCGAACCCGACGGCACGCGGCTGCCGATTCTCGACGTGCCGTCGCTGACCGTCGGAGCAGGGGAGCAGGTCGTGTTGCGCGGCCGCAGCGGTTGCGGCAAGACGACGCTGCTCAATTGCATTGCGGGGCTGACGGCGGTCGACGGGGGACGGATCGAACTCAACGGCCGCGATCTCGTGCAACTCCCCGAAGCGGCCCGCGACCGGTTTCGGGCTCGGTTCATCGGGTTCGTATTTCAGACGTTCAATCTGCTCCCCGCGTTCACGGCCCTGGAAAACGTCCTGTTGGGGATGACGTTCACCGACCAGAAGCCCGACGCTGCTCGGGCCGAAGAGTTGCTGCGGCTGGTGGGGCTGGGACATCGGCTGACTCATAAGCCGCGGGCCTTGTCGGTCGGCGAGCAACAACGCGTCGCGGTCGCCCGGGCTCTGGCGAACAAGCCCGTGCTGCTGCTGGCCGACGAACCGACCGCTAACGTCGATCCGGCCCACCAGCAACAGGTGATCGATTTGCTGCGCGACGCCTGCCGCCGCGAGAGCGTGGCGATGCTGTTGGTCACGCACGCCGACGAGGTTGCTCGGCAGTTTGATCGCGTCGAGTATCTGGAACAAGTCAACCGAGCGGCGAGCGGGGCGTCATGA
- a CDS encoding BBP7 family outer membrane beta-barrel protein has protein sequence MRTIYSFTTATLATASALLFALPVQAQEDLAPPASSLYDEDLPPVESLEPEAIESSSSSPGGKDYGVFAPLYPGMSETDRLIEGYPALIESSGTWLRRGFWFTEVDAVLVQRRTGSRSMVLGRELGAGTPFGAALPTFNNILEVNNGPGAEALPRIKVGRFLFRDEYNRDHTAEFVWYGAGAWNQAASILAATPDGLSVPSNIDRSNNLNLAGELPINQSNISFDGARSMAIDYRSELDSFEWNYHVKDRMERDQMILRPDGEWVRRATPSVTRSFLAGVRYLNTKDSLLWTATGIPTTAAGTNRGDGSYDIATDNNLFGTQLGFTYTWERERWSFGTVCKGGGYYNYMQLDSTWQVLDQDDAVRASGDVHTDGSNLSFVGEFAAFMKWHLRPNLSVRMGAELLMIESLALSTRNLNFVNGGFDPISHAGGNVFMGTSIGLETYW, from the coding sequence GTGAGAACCATCTACTCATTCACGACCGCGACGCTGGCGACAGCGAGCGCCCTGCTCTTCGCCTTGCCTGTGCAAGCGCAGGAGGACTTGGCGCCGCCCGCCTCAAGTCTCTACGACGAGGATTTGCCTCCCGTCGAGTCGCTTGAGCCCGAGGCGATCGAATCGAGTTCGTCCTCCCCCGGGGGGAAGGACTACGGGGTTTTCGCCCCGCTATACCCGGGGATGAGCGAAACCGATCGACTGATCGAAGGCTATCCGGCCTTGATCGAGAGCTCGGGAACGTGGTTGCGACGCGGCTTTTGGTTCACCGAGGTCGACGCGGTGCTGGTGCAACGTCGCACCGGGTCGCGCTCGATGGTGCTGGGGCGGGAACTCGGGGCCGGCACGCCGTTCGGCGCCGCGCTGCCCACGTTCAACAACATCCTGGAAGTCAACAACGGCCCCGGGGCCGAAGCGCTGCCCCGCATCAAGGTCGGGCGTTTCCTGTTCCGCGACGAGTACAACCGCGACCATACGGCCGAGTTCGTGTGGTACGGCGCGGGGGCTTGGAACCAAGCCGCCTCGATCTTGGCCGCGACCCCCGACGGCCTCTCGGTCCCCTCGAACATCGACCGCAGCAACAACCTCAATCTCGCCGGCGAACTGCCGATCAACCAGTCGAACATTTCGTTCGACGGCGCCCGCTCGATGGCGATCGACTACCGATCCGAACTCGACAGCTTTGAATGGAACTACCATGTCAAGGATCGGATGGAACGCGACCAGATGATTCTGCGTCCCGACGGCGAGTGGGTGCGGCGGGCGACCCCTTCGGTCACGAGGTCGTTCCTGGCCGGCGTGCGGTATCTCAACACCAAGGACTCGCTGCTGTGGACCGCCACGGGGATCCCGACCACCGCGGCCGGCACGAACCGCGGCGACGGCTCGTACGACATCGCAACCGACAACAATCTGTTCGGGACGCAGCTCGGCTTCACCTACACTTGGGAGCGGGAACGCTGGTCGTTCGGCACGGTCTGCAAGGGGGGCGGCTATTACAACTACATGCAACTCGACTCGACTTGGCAGGTGCTTGATCAGGACGACGCGGTCCGCGCCAGCGGCGACGTCCACACCGACGGCAGCAATCTGTCGTTCGTGGGCGAATTCGCCGCCTTCATGAAGTGGCACTTGCGTCCCAATTTGTCCGTCCGCATGGGAGCGGAACTGCTGATGATCGAGTCGCTGGCGCTGTCGACGAGGAATCTCAACTTTGTCAACGGGGGCTTCGACCCCATCTCGCACGCCGGCGGGAACGTTTTCATGGGGACCTCGATCGGTCTGGAGACCTACTGGTAA